One Astyanax mexicanus isolate ESR-SI-001 chromosome 3, AstMex3_surface, whole genome shotgun sequence genomic region harbors:
- the LOC103030721 gene encoding mitochondrial dynamics protein MID51, whose product MAGVNGDRKGKKDDNGIGTAIDFVLSNAKLVLGVGGAAMLGIATLAVKRMYDRALSAPSSPTKANQSGKRSWEEPSWLGSSPRTLSRDMKQNVSRSLQTLPTSSNSFKPDYLRRAVGRDGSTSKADLQRARLRLSLQEHLWAFFHERVTIPAEEQAVAKRAALDICAELRVFLHAKLPDMPLREMYLSGSLYDDLQVVTADHAQLMVPMILEKNLWSPIPGEDTIMNLPGFWLVRRENLEYFPRGSSYWDRCMVGGYLSPRSVLEVFEKLVAGSINWPAIGSVLDYVIRPVVPSETLTLEVQYETDRRLYVDFLPLLVMEDGVSLIAKPHRLAAERYENLWRQSFRVTETSKLRALDQEDGGCRCVCLRVVKAVCKLNPALARLNASQLTNAILLLSEREGDWTQEALADRFTQLLRTLVGHLEAGRLPSALNQKVNLFCELTPQEVDELGYTLYCALSDPESLLRTA is encoded by the exons ATGGCAGGAGTAAATGGAgatagaaaaggaaaaaaagatgaCAACGGTATCGGCACTGCCATCGACTTTGTGCTGTCCAATGCCAAGCTGGTGCTGGGAGTGGGAGGAGCTGCCATGCTGGGCATCGCCACACTGGCAGTTAAAAGG ATGTACGATCGTGCCCTCAGTGCTCCTTCCAGCCCAACTAAAGCAAACCAGTCTGGCAAAAGGAGCTGGGAGGAGCCAAGCTGGCTGGGGTCATCTCCACGCACTCTGAGCCGCGACATGAAACAGAACGTCAGTCGCTCCCTCCAAACCCTTCCCACCTCCTCTAATTCCTTCAAGCCAG ATTATCTGCGCCGGGCTGTGGGTCGTGATGGCAGCACTAGTAAAGCTGACCTGCAGAGGGCGCGCCTGCGCCTGTCTCTACAGGAGCACCTCTGGGCCTTTTTTCACGAGCGGGTGACCATCCCCGCCGAGGAGCAGGCAGTGGCCAAACGCGCCGCCCTGGACATCTGCGCCGAGCTACGGGTTTTCCTTCATGCCAAACTGCCTGACATGCCCCTGAGGGAGATGTACCTCAGCGGCAGCTTGTATGATGACCTACAG GTGGTAACAGCAGATCATGCTCAGCTCATGGTTCCTATGATCCTGGAGAAGAACCTGTGGTCGCCTATCCCCGGTGAAGACACGATCATGAACCTTCCTGGTTTCTGGCTCGTCCGCCGAGAAAACCTGGAGTATTTCCCCCGGGGCAGCAGCTACTGGGATCGCTGTATGGTGGGTGGGTACCTTTCTCCCAGAAGTGTTCTGGAGGTGTTTGAGAAGCTGGTTGCAGGTTCCATTAATTGGCCTGCGATTGGAAGCGTTTTAGATTACGTTATTCGACCTGTGGTACCTTCGGAAACTCTTACGCTGGAGGTGCAGTACGAGACGGACCGGCGGCTATATGTGGACTTTCTTCCATTGCTGGTTATGGAGGACGGAGTTTCGCTGATAGCCAAACCGCACCGGTTGGCTGCTGAGAGATACGAGAACCTGTGGCGTCAGAGTTTTCGGGTGACGGAAACGTCCAAGCTTCGCGCTCTGGATCAGGAGGATGGCGGTTGCcgctgtgtgtgtctgagagtagTTAAAGCTGTCTGCAAGCTAAACCCTGCGCTGGCACGGCTGAACGCCAGTCAGCTCACTAATGCCATCCTTCTCCTCAGTGAACGAGAGGGCGACTGGACTCAGGAGGCGCTGGCCGATCGCTTCACACAGCTGCTGCGTACACTAGTGGGACACCTGGAGGCTGGAAGGCTGCCGTCTGCCCTTAACCAAAAAGTGAACCTGTTCTGTGAGCTCACCCCACAGGAAGTAGATGAACTCGGATACACACTTTACTGTGCTCTTTCAGACCCAGAGAGCCTTTTGAGAACTGcctag
- the LOC125799422 gene encoding cathepsin D-like yields MAGFGRFLGLVLLLVVYSDAVIRIPLHKTRSVRRLLADNGLTIEELKARSRAAAETAWQEEPTTSTAATTTHTPATTTPPPPPAEKLTNFMDSQYFGVISIGTPPQEFTVLFDTGSSNLWVPSVHCSFFDLACWLHHRYNSKKSSTYVKNGTSFSIRYGRGSLSGFISQDTVNLAGLNVTGQQFAEAVKQPGIVFAVARFDGVLGMAYPTISVDGVRPVFDTAMASKLLPRNIFSFYFNRDTAAEIGGELMLGGFDAQYFDGDLHYVSVTRKAYWQFLMDEVQVGSTLTICKGGCQAIADTGTSMIVGPVQEIRALNKAIGAIPLLMGEYFIDCKKIPSLPTVSISLGGKMFNLTGKDYVVQETQMGVSICLSGFMGMDVPPPAGPLWILGDVFIGRYYTVFDRDNDRVGFAPTK; encoded by the exons atGGCTGGATTTGGTCGGTTTTTGGGTTTGGTGCTGCTGTTAGTTGTCTACAGCGATGCAGTCATCAG AATTCCCCTGCACAAAACGCGCTCGGTGCGCCGCCTGCTGGCTGACAACGGCCTGACTATCGAGGAGCTGAAGGCCAGGAGCAGAGCCGCTGCAGAGACAGCCTGGCAGGAGGAGCCCACCACCTCCACCGCAGCAACCACCACCCATACCCCAGCAACCACCACCCCTCCACCTCCCCCTGCAGAGAAACTCACCAACTTCATGGAT TCGCAGTACTTCGGTGTGATCAGCATCGGCACCCCCCCTCAGGAGTTCACCGTGCTGTTCGATACGGGCTCCTCCAACCTGTGGGTGCCCTCCGTTCACTGCTCCTTCTTTGACCTGGCCTGCT gGTTGCATCATCGCTATAACTCTAAGAAGTCCAGCACATATGTGAAGAATGGCACTTCATTCTCTATCCGGTACGGGAGGGGCAGTCTGTCCGGCTTCATCAGTCAGGACACGGTTAAT ctggcAGGTTTAAACGTGACCGGGCAGCAGTTTGCCGAGGCGGTGAAGCAGCCGGGCATCGTGTTTGCGGTGGCGCGGTTTGATGGGGTGCTGGGCATGGCTTATCCCACCATCTCTGTGGATGGAGTCAGACCCGTGTTCGACACAGCCATGGCCTCCAAGCTTCTCCCCCGTAACATCTTCTCCTTCTACTTTAACAG GGACACTGCAGCGGAGATCGGGGGTGAGCTGATGCTGGGGGGTTTTGATGCGCAGTACTTTGATGGAGATCTTCACTATGTTAGCGTTACCCGTAAAGCCTACTGGCAGTTCCTCATGGATGA GGTTCAGGTCGGGAGCACCCTCACCATCTGCAAGGGCGGCTGTCAGGCGATCGCTGACACCGGAACCTCCATGATCGTGGGGCCGGTTCAGGAGATCAGAGCTCTGAACAAAGCCATCGGAGCCATCCCTCTGCTGATGGGGGAG TACTTCATTGACTGCAAGAAAATTCCCTCCCTCCCCACGGTCTCCATCAGTCTGGGGGGAAAGATGTTCAACCTGACAGGCAAAGACTACGTTGTGCAG gagACCCAGATGGGTGTGAGTATCTGCCTGTCTGGCTTCATGGGGATGGACGTGCCGCCCCCTGCTGGCCCCCTCTGGATCCTAGGGGACGTTTTCATTGGTCGATACTACACCGTCTTCGACAGAGACAACGACCGAGTGGGATTCGCTCCCACCAAGTAA